Proteins encoded by one window of Sphingosinicella sp. BN140058:
- a CDS encoding response regulator transcription factor, with the protein MNAMTHKILVVDDDAHIRQVLTFALGKAGMETSEAGDGEAALAAIARERPDLVVLDINMPRMDGLEVCRRLRSDGDLPILFLSSRDDEIDRVVGLELGADDYVVKPFSPREVVARVGAILKRGGRAAAAAVPKGPVVHNKLRLDPDAWEAAWAGGDVPVTVTEFQLLLALASVPTKVFSRDAIIDRLHGPGFAVTDRTIDSHIRNLRHKFAGVGGSDLIETKSGVGYRIGRCLGEPA; encoded by the coding sequence ATGAACGCGATGACCCACAAGATCCTCGTCGTCGACGACGACGCCCATATCCGCCAGGTCCTGACCTTTGCGCTCGGCAAGGCCGGGATGGAGACGAGCGAGGCCGGCGACGGCGAAGCCGCGCTCGCCGCGATCGCGCGCGAGCGGCCCGATCTCGTCGTGCTCGACATCAACATGCCGCGGATGGACGGGCTGGAGGTGTGCCGGCGGCTCAGATCCGACGGCGACCTGCCGATCCTGTTCCTGTCCTCGCGCGACGACGAGATCGACCGCGTCGTCGGGCTCGAGCTCGGCGCCGACGATTATGTCGTCAAACCCTTCTCGCCGCGCGAAGTGGTCGCCCGGGTCGGGGCGATCCTGAAGCGGGGCGGCCGGGCAGCGGCCGCGGCCGTGCCGAAAGGGCCGGTGGTGCACAACAAGCTGCGGCTCGATCCCGACGCCTGGGAGGCGGCGTGGGCGGGCGGCGACGTGCCGGTCACCGTCACCGAGTTCCAGCTGCTGCTGGCGCTGGCGAGCGTGCCCACCAAGGTGTTCAGCCGCGACGCGATCATCGACCGGCTGCACGGGCCCGGTTTCGCGGTGACCGACCGGACCATCGACAGCCACATCCGCAACCTGCGCCACAAATTCGCCGGCGTCGGCGGTAGCGACCTGATCGAGACCAAATCGGGAGTGGGTTACCGGATCGGGCGCTGCCTCGGCGAGCCGGCTTGA
- a CDS encoding PAS domain-containing protein, whose amino-acid sequence MADSDEWPVPGPESAAAHPIRDRADADLARYRLIVENMTEGVSLSTEAGIIVYTNAAEDRMFGYAPGELIGRHVSTLNAEPGTANDERVADVIACLRRDGAWEGAWHNRRKDGTDFVTEARITAVTLDDGTHWLCVQRDVTRERADRAAHAETETRLQLAVEATGAGIYDINLETGTGYWSDTVFAMFGLAPAADGRASVAMWRERIHPDDAATVLTDHLGAVGGEGNFRREFRIVRADDGETRWIAVTGRMVPDAAGLRSVGTILDVTERKRAEAANRDSEARLRVAMEAGRLGSWWFDVDSGTGGWSDYSARMLGISARGRAVGLTEWRGLLYPADRAATEAAFAAALAGETPIYDVEYRVVQPGGGVRRLHAVGAVERAPDGRPRYVVGTFRDVTDERAASEALAEVAERLDLAVTTHGIGIFDWYVQTGKVVWSAQEEALFGLPAGSFGGNIADWAACVVPEDGAAMEAAMAGAMAARRDRLDFGFRIRRPDGAVRWIEGSGRFLYADDGTPLRMVGTNMDVTERRAAEDHQRLLVNELNHRVKNILALVQAIVHQSFRGADIPAAARRAFEGRLTALSTAHDLLTRERWEAASIADVLADALAPLETGGRVSIEGPDLRLPAKTAVALALAVHELCTNAAKYGALSASEGRVLVRWRVDGDRLHFTWRETGGPRVAAPSRRGFGSRMIERALAAEFGGTTRIDFAPEGVVCVLEARLPG is encoded by the coding sequence ATGGCCGACAGCGACGAATGGCCGGTGCCCGGCCCGGAGAGCGCCGCGGCGCACCCGATCCGCGACCGCGCCGATGCGGACCTCGCCCGCTACCGGCTGATCGTCGAGAACATGACCGAGGGCGTCAGCCTGTCCACCGAAGCCGGGATCATCGTCTACACCAATGCCGCCGAAGACCGGATGTTCGGCTATGCGCCGGGCGAGCTGATCGGCCGCCATGTGTCGACGCTGAATGCGGAGCCGGGCACCGCCAACGACGAACGCGTCGCCGACGTGATCGCCTGCCTGCGCCGCGACGGCGCCTGGGAGGGCGCGTGGCACAATCGGCGCAAGGACGGCACCGACTTCGTCACGGAAGCGCGGATCACCGCGGTCACTCTCGACGATGGTACCCACTGGCTGTGCGTCCAGCGCGACGTCACCCGCGAGCGGGCCGACCGTGCCGCCCATGCCGAGACCGAGACGCGGCTGCAGCTCGCGGTCGAGGCGACCGGGGCCGGCATCTACGACATCAATCTCGAAACCGGCACCGGCTATTGGTCCGACACGGTGTTCGCGATGTTCGGCCTCGCGCCGGCCGCGGACGGCCGCGCCAGCGTCGCGATGTGGCGCGAGCGCATTCACCCGGACGATGCGGCGACGGTGCTGACCGACCATCTCGGCGCGGTCGGCGGCGAGGGAAACTTCCGGCGCGAGTTCCGCATCGTTCGCGCCGACGATGGCGAGACCCGGTGGATCGCGGTGACCGGACGGATGGTGCCGGATGCTGCCGGGCTGCGCTCGGTCGGCACGATCCTGGACGTCACCGAGCGCAAGCGGGCGGAGGCCGCGAACCGCGACAGCGAGGCGCGGCTGCGGGTGGCGATGGAGGCGGGGCGGCTCGGCTCCTGGTGGTTCGACGTCGACAGCGGCACCGGCGGCTGGTCGGACTATTCGGCGCGGATGCTCGGCATCTCGGCCAGGGGCCGCGCGGTCGGGCTGACCGAGTGGCGCGGCCTGCTCTACCCGGCAGACCGCGCGGCGACGGAGGCTGCCTTCGCCGCCGCGCTCGCCGGCGAGACTCCGATCTACGACGTCGAATATCGGGTCGTTCAACCCGGCGGCGGCGTCCGCCGGCTGCACGCGGTCGGCGCCGTCGAACGAGCCCCGGACGGGCGGCCGCGCTACGTCGTCGGCACCTTCCGCGACGTCACCGACGAGCGCGCTGCGAGCGAGGCGCTGGCGGAAGTCGCCGAGCGGCTCGACCTCGCCGTCACCACCCACGGCATCGGCATCTTCGACTGGTACGTACAGACCGGCAAGGTGGTGTGGAGCGCGCAGGAGGAAGCCCTGTTCGGGCTGCCGGCGGGCAGCTTCGGCGGCAACATCGCCGATTGGGCGGCGTGCGTGGTGCCGGAGGACGGGGCCGCGATGGAGGCGGCGATGGCCGGCGCGATGGCGGCGCGGCGCGACCGGCTCGACTTCGGCTTCCGCATCCGCCGCCCCGACGGCGCGGTCCGCTGGATCGAAGGCTCCGGCCGCTTCCTCTATGCGGACGACGGCACGCCGCTCCGCATGGTCGGCACCAACATGGACGTGACCGAGCGGCGCGCCGCCGAGGACCATCAGCGGCTGCTGGTCAACGAGCTCAACCACCGGGTCAAGAACATCCTCGCTCTGGTCCAGGCGATCGTCCACCAGAGCTTTCGCGGCGCCGACATTCCCGCCGCGGCCCGCCGCGCCTTCGAGGGGCGGCTGACCGCGCTCTCGACCGCGCACGATCTGCTGACCCGCGAGCGCTGGGAGGCGGCGTCGATCGCGGATGTCCTTGCCGATGCGCTCGCCCCGCTCGAGACCGGCGGCCGCGTGTCGATCGAGGGACCGGACCTGCGGCTCCCGGCCAAGACCGCGGTCGCGCTGGCGCTGGCGGTCCACGAATTGTGCACCAACGCCGCCAAATATGGCGCGCTCTCGGCGTCCGAGGGCCGGGTCTTGGTGCGCTGGCGCGTGGACGGCGACAGGCTGCACTTCACCTGGCGCGAAACGGGCGGACCCCGGGTGGCGGCGCCGAGCCGCCGCGGCTTCGGATCGCGGATGATCGAGCGCGCCCTGGCGGCCGAATTCGGCGGCACCACCCGCATCGACTTCGCGCCCGAAGGCGTGGTCTGCGTGCTGGAGGCACGGCTGCCGGGATAG
- a CDS encoding DUF4173 domain-containing protein, with protein MYLDAAAPAAVPVGRGRFSFLVKIAIATSLVIIADLLFFAHGGGSTIGLYAVLLLAAAWLMRPAIRRSGAALVASGAALAFATALFADPSLLAAALFWAAASMAMLLPRSGFDNGLRWLVRLAFQAVASPVLPFRDFGTARTARRRKARFRSGSRIALLGLPVMGSLVFLALFARANPLIGRALDVEWAAAWASLSFVRIVFWLLFAILAWSLLRPTRLRLGHVRTIDEDFALPGVSLASVTLSLIAFNAIFALQNGLDIAFLWSGAPLPDGMTLASYAHRGAYPLIATALLAALFVLVTLRPGSAMAESRLVRRLVSIWIGQNVLLVASTMLRTVDYVEAYSLTILRISALLWMALVAIGLVLICWRLWARKSAAWLINANLLAATLLLSACAFVDLGAIAAGWNVRHAREAGGRGASLDLCYLGKLGESALLPVIELESRTRAPLLRERLGWLRNVKLVALEQQQADWRTWTMLGARRLEAAQASVAAHRLPRFAPDHRDCDAAPSAPVVAAPAPPPSARPAARDTQPALTAPATR; from the coding sequence ATGTATCTCGACGCTGCCGCGCCGGCGGCCGTCCCGGTTGGCCGGGGCCGCTTCAGCTTCCTCGTCAAGATCGCGATCGCGACGAGCCTGGTGATCATCGCCGATCTCCTGTTCTTCGCGCATGGCGGCGGCTCGACGATCGGCCTCTACGCCGTCCTGCTGCTCGCCGCCGCGTGGCTGATGCGGCCGGCAATCCGCCGCAGCGGCGCCGCCCTGGTCGCGAGCGGCGCGGCGCTCGCCTTCGCCACCGCTCTGTTCGCCGATCCGTCGCTGCTCGCCGCCGCCTTGTTCTGGGCGGCGGCCTCGATGGCGATGCTGCTGCCGCGCAGCGGGTTCGACAACGGCCTGCGCTGGCTGGTGCGGCTCGCCTTCCAGGCGGTCGCGTCGCCGGTGCTGCCGTTTCGCGATTTCGGGACGGCGCGGACCGCCCGCCGCCGCAAGGCGCGCTTCCGGAGCGGGTCTCGGATCGCATTGCTCGGCCTGCCGGTGATGGGCAGCCTCGTCTTCCTTGCTTTGTTCGCCCGCGCCAACCCGCTGATCGGCCGCGCGCTCGACGTCGAATGGGCGGCGGCATGGGCGTCGCTCTCGTTCGTCCGGATCGTCTTCTGGCTGCTGTTCGCAATCCTCGCCTGGAGCCTGCTGCGTCCGACCCGCCTGCGGCTCGGCCACGTCCGGACGATCGACGAGGATTTCGCGCTGCCCGGCGTCAGCCTCGCCTCGGTCACCTTGTCGCTGATCGCGTTCAACGCGATCTTCGCCCTGCAGAACGGCCTCGACATCGCCTTTCTGTGGAGCGGCGCGCCTTTGCCCGACGGCATGACCCTCGCTTCCTACGCCCATCGCGGCGCCTATCCCCTGATCGCCACCGCTCTGCTCGCCGCCCTGTTCGTGCTGGTCACCCTCCGCCCCGGCAGCGCGATGGCGGAAAGCCGGCTGGTCCGCCGCCTCGTCTCGATCTGGATCGGCCAGAACGTGCTGCTGGTCGCGTCGACGATGCTGCGCACGGTCGATTATGTCGAAGCCTATTCGCTGACCATCCTGCGCATCTCGGCCCTGCTGTGGATGGCGCTGGTCGCGATCGGCCTGGTGCTGATCTGCTGGCGGCTGTGGGCGCGCAAGAGCGCGGCCTGGCTGATCAACGCCAACCTGCTCGCCGCCACCCTGCTGCTGTCCGCCTGCGCCTTCGTCGATCTCGGCGCGATCGCAGCCGGCTGGAACGTGCGGCATGCGCGCGAAGCGGGCGGCAGGGGCGCAAGCCTCGACCTCTGCTATCTGGGCAAACTCGGCGAATCCGCCTTGCTGCCGGTGATCGAACTCGAGAGCCGGACGCGCGCGCCGCTGCTGCGCGAACGGCTCGGCTGGCTGCGCAACGTCAAATTGGTCGCGCTCGAGCAGCAGCAGGCGGACTGGCGGACCTGGACGATGCTCGGCGCGCGCCGCCTGGAAGCCGCGCAGGCCTCGGTCGCCGCGCACCGGCTGCCGCGCTTCGCCCCCGATCATCGCGACTGCGATGCCGCGCCATCGGCTCCGGTCGTCGCAGCGCCAGCGCCGCCGCCATCGGCGCGCCCGGCGGCACGAGACACGCAACCCGCTTTGACAGCGCCCGCCACACGGTGA
- a CDS encoding HAMP domain-containing sensor histidine kinase has protein sequence MIGVARPLRAAKTWLKGHWPALRLRTILFATLLFVAALPGIGAVFLRVYENTLVQQTEAELIAQGAVLAGAYRASWPEPLPPPPETLAPQQPRIDLNAMSTLPSQADWRTTEQVADTPARIAGLRLLPIVREATRTTLAAIRVLDAHGIVVLGRSDLRKSYAHLPEVRAAVAGRTMTMLRENDAYEIRYPLQWLSRAATVRVHYVRPIEADGRVIGILMLSRSPRGLFVGIYQDRGKIALGIALIFATLLVLAALLSRGITRPIEALSEATENVARGSVSVPEPPPTAAIEIQALYVNFAAMAERIERRSRYLRDFAAAVSHELKTPIAGIKGVLELMVEHPNMRDDERARFLANANADADRLSHLLRRLLDLARADMALAPEDSAGAVADPAMRVADAHRSGDFAVTLALDDLPPVSAPEELLEAVLETLVENSRQVGANHVRIAGRADAVRVGLTVCDDGPGIPPADHQRIFEPFHTSRRAEGGSGLGLSIARSLLAACGGTIASVPAEYGARFEICLPVAASVSPPWKGGAGGGWRA, from the coding sequence ATGATCGGGGTGGCGCGCCCGCTGCGCGCCGCCAAGACCTGGCTGAAGGGCCATTGGCCGGCGCTGCGGCTGCGCACCATCCTGTTCGCGACCCTGCTGTTCGTGGCGGCGCTGCCCGGCATCGGCGCGGTGTTCCTGCGCGTCTACGAGAACACGCTCGTCCAGCAGACCGAAGCGGAGCTGATCGCGCAAGGGGCGGTGCTGGCGGGGGCCTATCGGGCGTCATGGCCGGAGCCGCTGCCGCCGCCTCCCGAGACGCTCGCGCCGCAGCAGCCCAGGATCGATCTGAATGCGATGAGCACGTTGCCGTCGCAGGCCGATTGGCGGACGACGGAGCAGGTGGCGGACACCCCGGCACGGATCGCGGGGCTGCGCCTGCTGCCGATCGTGCGCGAGGCGACACGCACCACCCTGGCTGCGATCCGCGTGCTCGACGCGCACGGGATCGTCGTTTTGGGGCGCAGTGATTTGCGCAAGAGCTATGCGCATCTTCCGGAAGTACGCGCCGCCGTCGCCGGGCGCACGATGACGATGCTGCGCGAGAATGATGCCTATGAGATTCGCTATCCGCTGCAATGGCTTAGCCGTGCCGCAACGGTGCGGGTTCATTATGTCCGGCCGATCGAGGCGGACGGGCGGGTGATCGGAATCCTGATGCTGTCGCGCTCGCCGCGCGGCCTGTTCGTCGGCATCTACCAGGATCGCGGCAAGATCGCGCTCGGCATCGCCCTCATCTTCGCCACCCTGCTGGTGCTCGCCGCTCTGCTGTCGCGCGGCATCACCCGGCCGATCGAGGCGCTGAGCGAGGCGACCGAGAATGTCGCCCGCGGCAGCGTGTCGGTGCCCGAGCCGCCGCCGACCGCGGCGATCGAGATCCAGGCGCTCTACGTCAATTTCGCGGCGATGGCCGAGCGGATCGAGCGGCGCTCCCGCTACCTGCGCGATTTCGCCGCCGCGGTCAGCCACGAGCTCAAGACCCCGATCGCCGGCATCAAGGGCGTGCTGGAACTGATGGTCGAGCATCCGAACATGCGCGACGACGAGCGCGCCCGCTTCCTCGCCAACGCCAATGCCGATGCCGACCGCCTGTCGCATTTGCTGCGCCGCCTGCTCGATCTCGCCCGCGCCGACATGGCGCTGGCGCCGGAGGACAGCGCCGGCGCGGTCGCCGATCCGGCGATGCGGGTGGCCGACGCGCACCGCAGCGGCGACTTTGCGGTTACCCTGGCGCTGGACGACCTGCCGCCGGTGTCGGCGCCGGAGGAATTGCTGGAGGCTGTGCTCGAGACTTTGGTCGAGAACAGCCGGCAGGTGGGTGCCAATCACGTCCGCATCGCCGGCCGCGCCGATGCGGTCAGGGTGGGGCTGACCGTCTGCGACGACGGTCCCGGCATTCCGCCCGCCGACCACCAACGCATCTTCGAGCCGTTCCACACCAGCCGCCGCGCCGAAGGCGGCTCCGGCCTCGGCCTGTCGATCGCCCGCTCGCTCCTCGCCGCCTGCGGCGGCACCATCGCCAGCGTTCCGGCCGAATATGGCGCGCGGTTCGAAATCTGCTTGCCGGTGGCGGCCTCCGTCTCCCCTCCCTGGAAGGGAGGGGCCGGGGGTGGGTGGCGAGCGTAG
- a CDS encoding DEAD/DEAH box helicase, with amino-acid sequence MSFETLGLSQPVLQALALKEYTQPSPIQAQAIPILLQGRDLLGIAQTGTGKTAAFMLPSIDRLTASKKRPAPRSCRMLVLAPTRELASQIAESARAYSRFSHMSVATVFGGTSINKNRQDVQRGVDVLVATPGRLIDLIEQRALNLDSVEILVLDEADQMLDLGFIHALKQIVRLLPTKRQTLFFSATMPKAIRELADKFLTDPAQVSVTPVSSTAERVDQFVTFVNQPEKPALLTMMLRYGFGPQGSMDRVLIFSRTKHGSDRIVKQLAASGIASNAIHGNKSQPQRERALGEFKSGKVKILIATDIAARGIDVSGVSHVINFDLPNVPEQYVHRIGRTARAGAAGVAIAFCAEDERAYLKGIEKLTKQKIAIEPLPDNFLGEASKIRNQVKAHPEAAAAVEREERYQEGVRNGRPPKRFHAKPAGAGGGGRGGPGAGRGGQGAGRGGPGGGGRGRNGGGRSQGAGQGQGRREAR; translated from the coding sequence ATGTCATTCGAAACGCTCGGGCTGTCGCAGCCCGTCCTTCAGGCGCTCGCGCTCAAGGAATATACCCAGCCCTCGCCGATCCAGGCGCAGGCGATCCCGATCCTGCTCCAGGGCCGTGATCTGCTCGGCATCGCCCAGACCGGCACCGGCAAGACGGCGGCGTTCATGCTGCCCTCGATCGATCGGCTGACCGCGTCGAAGAAGCGGCCGGCGCCGCGTTCGTGCCGGATGCTGGTGCTCGCGCCCACCCGCGAGCTCGCCTCGCAGATCGCCGAGAGCGCCCGCGCCTACAGCCGCTTCTCGCACATGTCGGTCGCCACCGTGTTCGGCGGCACCTCGATCAACAAGAACCGTCAGGACGTGCAGCGCGGCGTCGACGTGCTCGTCGCCACGCCGGGCCGTCTGATCGATCTCATCGAGCAGCGCGCCCTCAATCTCGACAGCGTCGAGATCCTGGTGCTCGACGAAGCCGACCAGATGCTCGATCTCGGCTTCATCCATGCGCTGAAGCAGATCGTTCGGCTGCTGCCGACCAAGCGCCAGACCTTGTTCTTCTCGGCGACCATGCCGAAGGCGATCCGCGAGCTCGCCGACAAGTTCCTGACCGATCCCGCCCAGGTCTCGGTGACTCCGGTCTCCTCGACCGCGGAGCGGGTCGATCAGTTCGTCACCTTCGTCAACCAGCCGGAGAAGCCCGCTCTGCTGACGATGATGCTGCGCTACGGCTTCGGTCCGCAGGGCTCGATGGACCGGGTGCTGATCTTCTCGCGCACCAAGCACGGATCCGATCGTATCGTGAAGCAGCTCGCCGCCAGCGGCATCGCGTCCAACGCCATCCACGGCAACAAGAGCCAGCCGCAGCGCGAGCGTGCCCTCGGCGAGTTCAAGTCGGGCAAGGTCAAGATTCTGATCGCGACCGACATCGCCGCCCGCGGCATCGACGTGTCGGGCGTCAGCCACGTGATCAACTTCGATCTGCCCAACGTGCCCGAGCAATATGTCCACCGTATCGGCCGCACCGCGCGTGCCGGCGCGGCCGGCGTCGCCATCGCTTTCTGCGCCGAGGATGAGCGCGCCTACCTCAAGGGCATTGAGAAGCTGACCAAGCAGAAAATCGCGATCGAGCCGCTGCCCGACAATTTCCTCGGCGAGGCGAGCAAGATCCGTAACCAGGTCAAGGCCCATCCGGAGGCCGCCGCGGCGGTCGAGCGGGAGGAGCGCTACCAGGAAGGCGTTCGCAACGGTCGCCCGCCCAAGCGCTTCCACGCCAAGCCGGCTGGTGCCGGCGGCGGCGGACGCGGCGGTCCGGGTGCCGGCCGCGGCGGCCAGGGTGCCGGTCGCGGTGGTCCGGGCGGCGGCGGTCGCGGTCGCAATGGCGGCGGCCGCAGCCAGGGCGCCGGCCAGGGTCAGGGTCGCCGCGAAGCACGCTGA
- a CDS encoding histidine kinase dimerization/phosphoacceptor domain -containing protein: MADLVDLTACDREPIHIPGAIQPHGLLLVADRDGIVVQCAGAFERLLGFAGTPLRLPLAAVLGAEGAALVDGSGRGGTFATADGRAFDLAEHPSEALTIVELEPVQAGRPSAAQALSRLQRLTRAIGAAESPIAACQIAAEAVRDVTGYDRIMVYRFLGEGAGRVIAESRAAGSATLLHQHFPASDIPQQARTLYVRNRIRLIPDSSYVPAPLIGGGATLDMSDCVLRSVSPVHLQYLRNMGVAGSASVSIVIDGTLWGLIACHADAPRLIPHEARQLCCVIGEILSGDLKRRAEATNHAQVLRFARRREELVPLLLASDRVETALEAAIADVAALVPCDGAAVWSDGAVTAFGSVPDEEALLALGTWLLRDDAPGHFATPMLAAVYPPASGFTAAASGIAAAIVRREPGLVLAWFRAEQVETVNWAGNPHKAAEPGSGGLLTPRTSFDLWRETVRGRSLPWTETELEAIRRFGDAVRDVAEHKNLADLNRQLRAAVGARDEIIDKKDLLMREVHHRVQNSLQLVTSMLHIQAADVDDEAIRHQFELARQRVMAVAMAHRRLWRADEADTINLDTFLEEIGESLLESWGPDWQGEFAVHVAPVRIPTSDAVVLALLVTELLTNAVKHAYDGAVGPLELRAERKAEGTSLEVSVCDRGKGFTGGDKAGSFGSRLTRGLVRQLKGRIDFLDNQPGTRAILTLPHRSA; this comes from the coding sequence ATGGCTGATCTCGTCGATCTCACCGCCTGCGACCGCGAACCGATCCACATTCCCGGCGCGATCCAGCCGCACGGCCTGCTGCTCGTCGCCGACCGCGACGGCATCGTCGTGCAATGCGCCGGCGCCTTCGAGCGGCTGCTCGGCTTCGCCGGCACGCCGCTGCGCCTGCCGCTCGCGGCGGTGCTCGGCGCCGAGGGCGCCGCCCTGGTCGACGGTTCGGGCCGCGGCGGAACCTTCGCGACCGCCGACGGACGCGCGTTCGATCTCGCCGAACATCCTTCCGAAGCCTTGACCATCGTCGAGCTCGAGCCGGTCCAGGCCGGGCGGCCGAGCGCGGCCCAGGCCCTGTCCCGCCTGCAGCGCCTCACCCGCGCGATCGGTGCCGCGGAGTCTCCGATCGCCGCCTGCCAGATCGCCGCCGAGGCGGTGCGCGACGTCACCGGCTATGACCGGATCATGGTCTATCGCTTTCTCGGCGAAGGGGCCGGGCGCGTGATCGCCGAATCCCGCGCCGCCGGCAGCGCGACCCTGCTCCACCAGCATTTCCCGGCCAGCGACATTCCCCAGCAGGCGCGTACGCTCTACGTCCGCAACCGGATTCGGCTGATCCCCGATTCGTCCTACGTGCCGGCTCCTTTGATCGGCGGCGGGGCCACGCTCGACATGAGCGATTGCGTGCTGCGGAGCGTGTCGCCGGTCCACCTCCAATATCTGCGCAACATGGGCGTCGCCGGCTCCGCCTCGGTGTCGATCGTCATCGACGGTACCCTCTGGGGCCTGATCGCCTGCCATGCAGACGCGCCGCGGCTGATCCCGCACGAGGCGCGCCAGCTTTGCTGCGTGATCGGCGAGATCCTGTCCGGCGATCTCAAGCGCCGGGCCGAGGCGACCAACCACGCCCAGGTACTGCGCTTCGCCCGCCGCCGCGAAGAATTGGTGCCGCTGCTTCTCGCCTCCGACCGGGTCGAAACCGCGCTCGAGGCGGCGATCGCCGACGTCGCCGCTTTGGTGCCGTGCGACGGCGCGGCGGTCTGGAGCGACGGCGCCGTAACCGCGTTCGGCTCCGTGCCCGACGAAGAGGCTTTGCTGGCGCTCGGGACGTGGCTGCTGCGAGACGACGCGCCCGGCCATTTCGCCACGCCGATGCTCGCGGCGGTTTACCCGCCCGCCTCCGGCTTCACCGCCGCCGCAAGCGGCATCGCCGCCGCGATCGTGCGCCGCGAGCCGGGGCTGGTGCTGGCCTGGTTTCGCGCCGAGCAGGTCGAGACCGTCAATTGGGCCGGCAACCCGCACAAGGCGGCGGAGCCCGGCAGCGGCGGGCTGCTGACCCCGCGCACCTCGTTCGATCTGTGGCGCGAGACGGTGCGCGGCCGCTCCTTGCCATGGACCGAAACCGAGCTCGAGGCGATCCGCCGCTTCGGCGATGCCGTGCGCGACGTCGCCGAGCACAAGAATCTGGCCGATCTCAACCGCCAGCTGCGCGCCGCGGTCGGCGCCCGCGACGAGATCATCGACAAGAAGGATCTGCTGATGCGCGAAGTGCATCACCGGGTCCAGAACAGCCTGCAACTGGTCACCTCGATGCTCCACATCCAGGCCGCGGACGTCGACGACGAGGCGATCCGCCACCAGTTCGAGCTCGCCCGGCAGCGGGTGATGGCGGTGGCGATGGCGCACCGCCGTCTCTGGCGCGCCGACGAGGCCGACACGATCAACCTCGACACCTTTCTCGAGGAGATCGGCGAGAGCCTGCTCGAAAGCTGGGGCCCGGACTGGCAGGGCGAATTCGCGGTCCATGTCGCGCCGGTGCGGATCCCGACCAGCGACGCGGTGGTGCTCGCCCTCCTCGTCACCGAATTGCTGACCAATGCGGTCAAGCACGCCTACGACGGCGCGGTCGGCCCGCTCGAGCTGCGCGCGGAGCGCAAGGCGGAAGGCACCAGCCTCGAAGTGTCGGTCTGCGACCGCGGCAAGGGCTTCACCGGCGGCGACAAGGCCGGCAGCTTCGGCTCCCGCCTCACCCGCGGCCTCGTCCGCCAGCTCAAGGGCCGGATCGACTTCCTCGACAACCAGCCCGGCACCCGCGCAATCCTCACCCTCCCCCACCGCAGCGCCTGA
- a CDS encoding biliverdin-producing heme oxygenase, which produces MRLHAAPAFADIAEGRLPRAGYAALLTALHRFHHLLDSACALLWADAPRSPGRIPALEADLRHLGHAPVPPSAGWAPPTGRAAALGCLYVAQGSTLGGRVIARQLDYLLPGADGRRFFAGEAADGTTWRALCAHLETEGRRNLAAMIGGAEAAFTLFEHCLDEALVHG; this is translated from the coding sequence ATGCGCCTGCACGCCGCGCCGGCTTTTGCCGACATTGCCGAAGGACGGCTGCCGCGCGCCGGCTATGCCGCCCTGCTCACCGCCCTGCATCGCTTCCATCACCTGCTCGATTCCGCCTGCGCCTTGCTGTGGGCCGACGCACCGCGCTCGCCCGGCCGGATCCCCGCGCTGGAGGCGGATCTTCGCCATCTCGGCCATGCGCCGGTGCCGCCGTCCGCCGGCTGGGCGCCGCCGACGGGCAGGGCCGCCGCCCTCGGCTGCCTTTATGTCGCGCAGGGCTCGACCCTCGGCGGCCGGGTGATCGCCCGCCAGCTCGATTATCTGCTCCCCGGCGCCGACGGCCGCCGCTTCTTCGCCGGCGAAGCGGCCGACGGCACCACCTGGCGCGCTCTGTGCGCGCACCTCGAAACGGAGGGCAGACGCAATCTCGCCGCGATGATCGGCGGCGCCGAAGCGGCCTTCACCCTGTTCGAACACTGTCTCGACGAGGCGCTCGTCCATGGCTGA